cttttaaaacaacgattgttaccaaaaatattgaacGGATATCTTCGAAATGGCGAGGTCTCCACTTTTCTAATTCGGCAAAAGCTGTCAACTAGCTGGAATAAGGCAGAGCTCTGTTTGGTAAGTCAATTCATTTAGTAGAGTTTCGAACCATTTGTAGTTAATGGTTGGAGGCTGATACTATTAAAGGATAAAATTattggaaaaaatatatttttagccgctataaaaaataataacctGAAAAAATATACATTAAGGACACAATCCTACATAAACTATGTTATGTATTTTTCGACTAGCGAATACAATTAGTTTCAGTCGACTAATCAGTTATGTATTCTACTTAGATATGTTAACTCATGACAGACAAAAGACACAACAGCAAAGCGAAACGTAAATCTGATATCGAATTTAACCAAATATACTATAGTTGCTCGCTTTTACAAAGTGTTCACAAGTAAATCTGTCTTGCAAGCTTAGATAGTAAaaagaaattatataatattttttctGCTAAAATATCATGATTCTCTAACCTACTTTAATCATAGAGCTCCTTGAATGCATTCGATCCAAAATAAGGAAGTATCCGTTTTGTCAAACTAATTTGGCTCAAAACAAAAGGCTTTAGAAATCAAGAAAATGTTAGACATCACTTATTCGAATTAATGATCCAAAAGGTTTGAGATTTGAGGAGATATAAAGGGGTAACTTGGTCAAATGGTTCTTATGATTATTGCTagtaaatatttttcttaattaatggGTCAAAACCTTAAATAACACTATATTTAAAACGGAgggattattattttattttttttataatagttGATCAAATAGCCAACTTCAAATTACTtgaaattataataataataatagaggcTGTTTGTGAACTTTGTTGTATGATTTACAAATCACCGACACTCGTCTTTTGTGCCGCAATGGTTTGGTAGATTGATTTCTAACTTTctatttcttatatttttattttttaaattctgtTACATCAATACAAAAGAGtccttgtgtgtgtgtgtgtgtgtgtatatatatatatatatatatatatatatatatatatatatatatatatatatatatatatatatatatgttattgaAAAACTTTCTTTTTTCCAACAATCCCTACAAGAATCTGTCATTAGCAAATCCTATATTAATGATTAccgtaaacaagtataaacaagAGTGTTAGATTAGTTAGTGTTTGATGGAATATTTCAAAAGATGTTGTTTTGTCACTCAttgaaaaaaggaagaaagaaagaaagaaagaagtgttTAAAAGTACTTGTTTGTCTTATatagtttgaatatttttaaggatgttttggagaaaaattaaaatttgacgaTATTATTAATAGTCAAGATTATatagtttgaatatttttaaggatgttttggagaaaaattaaaatttgacgaTATTATTAATAGTCAAGATTAAGATTGGGCACTTGGACTTTTGACCAGTTAAGTAGTCCGGAATTAATATTTTAGTCacctattattttattaattaattatattcagaaaaatatttttaatagttttcttttaaattcaaAAGGTGGCTATTGGTTTTAAAATGTGTCTTTTATAAAGAGATGAGTCTGTTAATTTCAATAGACTCCTAGAGATATTATAAATACCCCTATCATCTCCAAAACAAGATATATTTGAAACtttccatctctttctcttctaCTTATTTTCTACAACTCACAAATGTTATGTTCTTGAGGAAAATTTGAGTTGATTGCTGAAACTCGAATTTTAGAGGCTTTGTAAAATCCTGGAGGAATTCTGCTATTATCCATACAACAACAAAGTGGAAgtttaaattccttaaggacagtGATTACACTAACGAAGCCAGATTATTTCATCCCATTATTTTTCTAACAAAGAgatacactaagaatttttggcGGGTCCTTTAAAAAAATGGTAAAGTTATCTCCGTATGACTTATAGGTCACGGGCTCGAGCCGTAGAAGTATCACTAGTGCTTGCATTAGAGTTGGTTGTTGTAATTATGGCCattattttggctaatggagtccatctcacataagcattagcatctttgcaaagtgtagactttgttggcaatattctttgggacccaaaaatattgcattgtgtgttggacatcatttgcacaaattgtatctcttcttttacacctaagaggtcaagatttttttgcctataaaagggaaggccattagttcattttagacacaccaataagacttgtcttcaattcttgtttcttcctttcttcttttattaagagtgttttgtatgagagttagtgttgggaagcacttgtataaaccctttctttggagtgatcttgtgaggttattcccttaggggtatttgggattaattagagtatttactctaattttgtactcttattgttatagtaaattgctcctctccgcttgtgaacgtaggtcactttgaccgaaccacgttaaatttgtgtcttctttatctactttaattgtcgttgttatcaactttcattgtctttgttattgtcattatactgttgtttggctaaattccgcaccaCCCggattcccgatcctaacaagttggtatcagagccggatctaaccgggttagtttcaatagccaaaatgactctaacaaaaacctatgttgagaaatttgaccgaagtgcaaacttcgaaatgtggcaattaaagatggaagctatcctaattcaggatgacTTAGACTTGGTGTTGCATGGGAAGGAGAAGAAGCcagataaaatgacggacgatGAGTTTGtcatcatagacaaaaaggcaaaagtaggtatcattttaaatctctcaaatgaggttttacgtgaagtttctgtagaaaccacaGGTAAAGGCatgtgaaaaaaattgaaaaccttatatatgaagaggacggtggaaaatagactttacctgaagcagaagctttatacaattcgtatgggtgaaggtacctctattctctctcatcttgatacctttgattccattcttatggatttgagtaatatagattctgaaattaaagatgaggatcaagtcgtattactgctttgttctctacccccatcttttaagcatataagagatattATGCTTGAttcaaaggataatatctcttataaggatattaaatctatcttaaaatcaaaagaacagatagatagtgatattactggggaagctagtgAAACTCAAGCGGAAGCtggcttgtttgttaggggcaaatccgactccatatccagatacaataatttagagtgtcgctattgtcataagaaaggtcacactaTCTCCGAATATTAtaagctgaaaaataaagaaaagcataaggaaaggaaaaatgagcacaaaaatactgacattgccgaagcaagtgtagctgctgatgagactgagggaactatttttttagcaactaataatagtttcaaatctaacaatgagtggattttagattcgggttgttcttatcatatgtgtcacAATCGgtatttatttaccacatatgaatctattggaggtggagttaTCTTGATGGGCAATAATGCTGCCTGCAAAGTTATTAaaaaaggtacagtccgaatcaaaataCACGATGGTATGGTGATAACTCTCACggatgttagacatgttcctgacttgaagaaaaatctcatctctttgggcactctagaatctcttgggtgcaagtacacaggtgaaggtggagttctgaaagtttctcatagtgctcttgtgatcatgaaagcacgcagatctggtacgttgtatactcttttgggatctactgttatAGGTGCTAactacagtttcggtatcagacaacttgtgtgattttgatggcattaaattttgacatatgcccattggggcttttgcgAAGAAgttggagcaaatttactatatcagccaaaattaggccaaggtggagatttgtaattatggccaatattttggctaatggagtccatttcacataagcataagcatctttgcaaagtgtagactttgttggcaatattttttgggacccaaaaatattgcattgtgtgttggacatcatttgcacaagttgtatctcttcttttacacctaagaggtcaagacttttttgcctataaaagggaaggccattagttcattttagacacaccaacaagacttgtcttcaattcttgtttcttcctttcttcctttattaagagtgttttgtatgagagttagtgttgggaagcacttgtgtgaaccctttctttggagtgatcttgtgaggttattcccttagggtatttgggattaattagagtatttactctaattttgtactctcttttgtactcttattgttatagtaaatttttcctctccgcttgtggacgtaggtcactttgaccgaaccacgttaaatttgtgtcttctttatctactttaattgtcgttgttatcaattttcattgtctttgttattgtcattataccgttgtttggctaaattccgcaccaCTCGGATTTCCGATCCTAACAGTTATCTACATCATATCCCTTAAGATGCGGTCATTCTccggaccctgcgtgaacgcgAGATACCTTATATACTGGACTGCCTTTTTACACTAAGAATTATAAAGTGGATAATGATGATAGAAAtgataaataattaaaaacttgAGGTCTCTGCTTTGCTAGTTTGGCAAAAGTTGTCAGATTAGCTTAGTAGCATAGCTTTGTTTGGTTAGTCAATTAATTTACCATAGTTTCAACTACCAATAGTTAATGGTTGGGTGTTGATACTATTAAAGTATAAATTTATTGTGTGGCATTTTTATGAGAATCATAGTTTACTCATATATACTCGAAGCTTCCATGGATAAGGTTAATATCGAAAGCTACAACTTACCAACAACTAAGtttaattaatttagttctaaGAGTTCATCATCAATAAACAAATTGCCTAACTCTTTTTATAGAATCATGCTTCTTTCGTGGTGTATTATTCGTGCCAAACaagaaatgttttttttttcgcttacctttttgttttgtctgtttgtatattattgaaaaattaaaaaacacaacatatatatatatatatatatatatatatatatatattatatttattatttgtaaCTATACTTTCAAAAAATTATCATTTATAATATATTCAAATTTTATAACAAATCCACAACTAATActgaaataaaaaattaattattttttaattaaaacaaaagagCATTAATTAGTTAGAACACCCGCTTAGTAAGCAAAAGTCAAAAGTCTCGAGTTTGACTCTCAATGAGAACGTTctattttttatgtattttattttggTTGTATTTGCTACACAAACGAATACAATCGATACAGATATCATTTTCAAGACAAATTATATTCGTTCTGCGCTCAATTGTTAaggagctcacagacaagagatTAAAAGACGGAACATATAAAAGAGAATTCAAGGGTAAGGACGAGATGGTTTTCTTTCACAGTACCACTCCCAACAATCCCGACTTTCTCCGCTTTCCGCAACCGTAACCACTTGTCATTCCGATTACTTCATCCATAAacctttttttcatttcaaaatagcGATACGCTCTAAAAAAGTAAAGGAGAAGCTTCCATTCTAGAAGCTACCGCTTCCCGCCTCAATACAATTGCACGAATGATACCGTCGATACTTGCGAGAACGAATATAGTTGACACATGCTCTATTCATTGCGCGTGATACAAGCTGGTAACAATTAAACAATAACTACGAATAGTAATTTGACAAACTATAATTATATATGATAATTAGGCTCTAAACTATAGTGCTTTATGACAATTTCTCTATATTATTCGTGGTTTTCTACGGCCCAACCAGTTCTGACATGGTTTTCTACGGCCCAACCAGTTCTGACCAGTATACATCCTCTCTGAGTTTTTAATGGGCCTTAGCCCATTTGCGCAATGTAAGGCCCGTTAAATCTAACCTAAAAATGCATGATTGGATGAACATAATCAAATTAGGCATCATATAATCATTCACAAAAAGATTATACCATCATAAATTAAGAAACATAATGCAATAAATCGGACAGAATACACGACATTTTCACAACATCAACAAATAAAAACCACATAATTTAGAATCCATAGTTGTAGTGGCCAAGCCTTTCAAGTCTAAAAGAGAAGAAACCTTTATACATGAAGTTAAGAGAGAAGGAGCCCTTTTCAATTACACTACAAATTATTATTATAACTTGAAAGAGTTTAGGAGCAGAGACTTTAGACCTACTTATTCATCTTCTTAGGAGGTTTGGGTCATTACAGCTGAAACCATTGTGTTCATTCCACACATGCCATGTCCTCTACAAAGCTTGTAGTAGCCTTGTTCGCCCCATCGCTTTCCCCACGAGTTCTTTATGATCCAATATGGCTGGTTGCTCAATCTCAAAATCGAGAACCCCTTCGAGCCATAACCAACTAGCAAAACTCCGTGGTTTATCCACCTCTTTCCACATATTAGCGGACACGATACACCTCCGATGTACGTTTGCATAAACACAGCGTTCAACCCGACTACACAAACAAATTTTCAAGTACCCTTTAGTCTAGTGGAGATCTTCGTGCACATATCATATCAAGAAATGGTTGCGATGAGGGGTGCTTACCTGCGAGTGGTCCATGATTGACTAAATAAGCAGCGATTTGTTGCTCATCGATGGGAATATTGGTGAAGTTCGAAACTTTTACAGCGACTTTGTCTGGATTAAACTTGCAGTCGCCGCGTTTACCAGTATATGGATATGAATCTTCCTCTTCTATTCCTCCTGCCTCAATTAAGTACTTGTAAGCATTCGTCATTAGGCCTCCCGAGCATCCAGAATCACAAGCTTTTTTGTCCTTTATGTCACACTTTACACAAGAAAAAGAATGGTCATAAGTCACGAATGTATACGGTACTAAGTACAAAACAAATCCGAGAAGAGCTAACCGTGTGATCACAATCTACAAGTTGTTGTTCACTAAGATTAAGAAGCTTGCCGGTAGCAATGAAGTTGGCTCCTTCAATGGATCCAGTCGTGCTAAACGCCCAGCATGATCCGCAAGTCCCCTGCATTCACGAATCAATGAATATCACTATAATTAACCAGAATAACATCTGTTTTCACCCCTCTCTAGGATATAGGAATTTCTACAATATGACtcaaatatatacaaatatacaAGTAGAACAAGAAGCATGCATGTTGCTCATAGCTAGGATTTTCAATTTTGTTTGCTAAAGGAACTAGAACATGATTTGTCACCCAAAAGATTCAAGTCATCTGTTCAATATTGAAATcatgataaaaatattttgccCATCCAAAATACAGTATTTATGTGCTTTTAGAAGTAGTGCATCCGCCGTTGATTAGAGTAAGCTTGATATATCTCATGAAAGTTGATTCTAGCCCGGGAATAGAGCCGCCTCCAAGGTGGGACTTATTGGCACGGATCTGATTGAATTACTCTGGCCGGGCTGGCACCCGGTGTAAAACCAAAAAATATACATCATCTTGATATTCTGAAATGAATCAACTCCATAAAGGCGTACTAATGTTTTCATATAGCTTCTAATTGTTTGAGTTTTGTTATAAAAGTAGGAATCTTAAAGCATTAGGCTCACTTAACAAATTATACTAATCAACTCTCCAAAGGCTAAATAAGAAAGTAAATTCATGAAAGATTTAAATTATTTGCAAACTTActaattttaataaagtgaagCAAAATTGGCATAGGCTTTTGTTTTGAGGTTTGCAAATTGGTGTTAACTTCATTATACATGGTGACAATTTTATTCTATCAATGTATTTTAACATGTAGTAATATGTATTAATAATGTAGCAAGCATCtgctttatttttcattttcagatTATTAATCTCACTTCTACGGACGGTAGCTTATAGTTATGAGATAACCTGATAGTATCAAAAAATTTACTACATAATACTGCCAATGTATAACTCCCTCTATTATTTGTGTGGTTTCGATAGTTAATCTTTTTAATTTTGACCGAAATATAAAGTTTTTTGAAACAAATTTATACTATGTAATAATTAGTAAGTCACAAAAATTAAACCAAAGCAAGCTTTTTCCATACTGATAGCGTACAACTCACCTGCATCTTGACCTCAGTTACAGCACCTTTCTCTCTCCAATCAAAACTCTCCGGCAATCCCTTCACTTCCAGCGGCGGAGCGTGTCCCTGCCCCAACAAGGAAGTCGCCCGGTCAACAACTTTAACGCCCATATACATCCTCTCAAATTCCTCTTCCGTTAGGTCAGAGAACTGAGTAACTCCATGAACAGCCGTAGGATCCAAAGCTTGATGTTCAGCTGCCTTTAATAGATTCTTAGCAAAAACCCCGAGACGGTGTATATACTCCTCGCGTGTAGTATACTCTTTACTGTATTCTTGTATGAACGACTTGAACCGGTGTTCGGTGGCGGTGCCGAGGAGGTTGTGGTGGTGGTTAACGGCTGAAGCGGTGGTTGTTGGGTAGTTTTGGTCGTCAGTGACTTGCCAGATTTTGAAATCTTCTGGAATTATTGCTGCTGCATGTTGGAATGAAAGGAGAGAAAATACGCATGTTAGAATTGTAACGCTTAAAGCATGCCAGATTTACgataaaatacaaaattattttatttcgTGATTGGTTTTGGGTATTACTTAGTTTGAGAAATTATTTTatacttaaataataaaattatttatctcATACAAAAAGTGGGATAATTAATTTTACGAGTTATTTCAACCGAGATATCGTTATCTATCTCATCCTAGTAATCACATACCGCCTTAATTCGTATATTAAAGTGGAGAAATaagtaaaaaataattaaaaggctATCCAATCATTAAAATGAAAAAGACCAAAAATAAATATTAGATATTCAATTGTTAgactttttttatatatttatattcgaAGTTCGGTGAAGATCAATCTTCTTTTATACATTTTGACTTCGACTTTTATTGTATTTCTCTATTTATGAAAAAAAAGGTTCATATTTTATCTCTAAAAAATAATCGAACTCTTAGgctaaatcttaaatttttatatgaaaaagtgctatatatgtgtgtgtgattTAACTTTAAAATTGACTACTTAATAACAATATAAAAATGGAAAGTGAAAATTAATAGAGAAAGAGGAGT
The sequence above is drawn from the Nicotiana tabacum cultivar K326 chromosome 13, ASM71507v2, whole genome shotgun sequence genome and encodes:
- the LOC107807655 gene encoding putative cysteine protease RD19D — encoded protein: MYMGVKVVDRATSLLGQGHAPPLEVKGLPESFDWREKGAVTEVKMQGTCGSCWAFSTTGSIEGANFIATGKLLNLSEQQLVDCDHTCDIKDKKACDSGCSGGLMTNAYKYLIEAGGIEEEDSYPYTGKRGDCKFNPDKVAVKVSNFTNIPIDEQQIAAYLVNHGPLAVGLNAVFMQTYIGGVSCPLICGKRWINHGVLLVGYGSKGFSILRLSNQPYWIIKNSWGKRWGEQGYYKLCRGHGMCGMNTMVSAVMTQTS